A genome region from Hevea brasiliensis isolate MT/VB/25A 57/8 chromosome 9, ASM3005281v1, whole genome shotgun sequence includes the following:
- the LOC110644346 gene encoding GDSL esterase/lipase At5g08460-like isoform X1 yields MSTIIVLFLCILISTVITQPRSLAVPREPRNFSQNLIPFHTPTDSPSNPPLTGRLVPALFVIGDSSVDSGTNNYLGTFARADRPPYGRDFDTHRPTGRFSNGRIPVDYLGGEVNKKMKALRLGLPFLPSYLGQVGTVEDMIHGVNYASAGAGIIFSSGSELGQRISFAQQIQQFTDTLQSFILGLGEDTANDLISNSIFYISIGINDYIHYYLRNVSNVQNLYLPWSFSQFLASTIRHEIKNLYNMSVRKVVVMGLAPIGCAPHYLWRHNSKNGECITEINDMIMEYNFFMRYMIEELGQVLPDAKLTFCDMYEGSMDVIKNHKHYGFNVTTDACCGLGKYKGWILCIAPEMACSNASNHIWWDQYHPTDRVNSILADNVWNGLHTKMCYPMNLRDMVDPEVK; encoded by the exons ATGTCTACCATTATTGTTCTCTTTCTCTGTATTCTTATCTCCACAGTCATTACACAGCCAAGAAGTCTTGCTGTCCCTCGAGAACCCCGCAACTTCTCTCAGAACCTTATCCCTTTCCACACCCCCACTGATTCGCCTTCAAACCCGCCATTGACCGGTCGCTTAGTGCCCGCTCTCTTCGTCATTGGCGATTCCTCTGTTGACAGCGGCACCAATAATTACCTTGGCACCTTTGCTCGTGCTGACCGCCCTCCTTATGGTAGAGATTTTGACACACACAGGCCCACTGGAAGGTTCTCCAATGGCAGAATTCCTGTTGATTATCtgg GTGGAGAAGTTAACAAGAAAATGAAAG CATTGCGCCTTGGGCTTCCCTTTTTACCAAGTTATCTTGGGCAGGTGGGAACTGTTGAAGATATGATTCATGGAGTGAATTATGCATCTGCTGGTGCTGGAATAATATTCTCAAGTGGATCAGAATTG GGTCAACGAATCTCCTTCGCCCAACAAATCCAGCAATTTACAGATACCTTACAGTCATTTATCTTAGGCTTGGGTGAGGATACTGCAAATGATCTCATCTCCAATTCCATCTTTTATATCTCAATAGGAATCAATGACTATATACATTACTATCTTCGTAATGTATCCAATGTACAAAACTTGTATCTTCCATGGAGTTTCAGCCAGTTCTTAGCATCAACAATAAGGCATGAAATTAAG AACCTGTACAATATGAGTGTGAGGAAAGTGGTGGTCATGGGATTGGCACCAATTGGTTGTGCTCCTCACTACTTGTGGAGGCACAACAGCAAGAATGGAGAGTGTATCACAGAGATAAATGACATGATTATGGAGTACAACTTTTTCATGAGATACATGATTGAAGAGCTTGGTCAGGTGCTACCTGATGCAAAACTCACCTTCTGTGACATGTATGAAGGCTCTATGGATGTAATTAAGAATCATAAACATTATG GTTTCAATGTGACCACTGATGCTTGCTGTGGGTTAGGCAAGTACAAGGGTTGGATCCTGTGCATTGCCCCAGAAATGGCTTGCAGCAATGCTTCCAACCATATCTGGTGGGACCAGTACCATCCAACTGATAGGGTGAATTCCATTTTGGCAGATAATGTGTGGAACGGCTTGCACACGAAAATGTGCTATCCCATGAACCTGAGAGACATGGTTGATCCTGAAGTGAAATAA
- the LOC110644346 gene encoding GDSL esterase/lipase At5g08460-like isoform X2 — protein MSTIIVLFLCILISTVITQPRSLAVPREPRNFSQNLIPFHTPTDSPSNPPLTGRLVPALFVIGDSSVDSGTNNYLGTFARADRPPYGRDFDTHRPTGRFSNGRIPVDYLALRLGLPFLPSYLGQVGTVEDMIHGVNYASAGAGIIFSSGSELGQRISFAQQIQQFTDTLQSFILGLGEDTANDLISNSIFYISIGINDYIHYYLRNVSNVQNLYLPWSFSQFLASTIRHEIKNLYNMSVRKVVVMGLAPIGCAPHYLWRHNSKNGECITEINDMIMEYNFFMRYMIEELGQVLPDAKLTFCDMYEGSMDVIKNHKHYGFNVTTDACCGLGKYKGWILCIAPEMACSNASNHIWWDQYHPTDRVNSILADNVWNGLHTKMCYPMNLRDMVDPEVK, from the exons ATGTCTACCATTATTGTTCTCTTTCTCTGTATTCTTATCTCCACAGTCATTACACAGCCAAGAAGTCTTGCTGTCCCTCGAGAACCCCGCAACTTCTCTCAGAACCTTATCCCTTTCCACACCCCCACTGATTCGCCTTCAAACCCGCCATTGACCGGTCGCTTAGTGCCCGCTCTCTTCGTCATTGGCGATTCCTCTGTTGACAGCGGCACCAATAATTACCTTGGCACCTTTGCTCGTGCTGACCGCCCTCCTTATGGTAGAGATTTTGACACACACAGGCCCACTGGAAGGTTCTCCAATGGCAGAATTCCTGTTGATTATCtgg CATTGCGCCTTGGGCTTCCCTTTTTACCAAGTTATCTTGGGCAGGTGGGAACTGTTGAAGATATGATTCATGGAGTGAATTATGCATCTGCTGGTGCTGGAATAATATTCTCAAGTGGATCAGAATTG GGTCAACGAATCTCCTTCGCCCAACAAATCCAGCAATTTACAGATACCTTACAGTCATTTATCTTAGGCTTGGGTGAGGATACTGCAAATGATCTCATCTCCAATTCCATCTTTTATATCTCAATAGGAATCAATGACTATATACATTACTATCTTCGTAATGTATCCAATGTACAAAACTTGTATCTTCCATGGAGTTTCAGCCAGTTCTTAGCATCAACAATAAGGCATGAAATTAAG AACCTGTACAATATGAGTGTGAGGAAAGTGGTGGTCATGGGATTGGCACCAATTGGTTGTGCTCCTCACTACTTGTGGAGGCACAACAGCAAGAATGGAGAGTGTATCACAGAGATAAATGACATGATTATGGAGTACAACTTTTTCATGAGATACATGATTGAAGAGCTTGGTCAGGTGCTACCTGATGCAAAACTCACCTTCTGTGACATGTATGAAGGCTCTATGGATGTAATTAAGAATCATAAACATTATG GTTTCAATGTGACCACTGATGCTTGCTGTGGGTTAGGCAAGTACAAGGGTTGGATCCTGTGCATTGCCCCAGAAATGGCTTGCAGCAATGCTTCCAACCATATCTGGTGGGACCAGTACCATCCAACTGATAGGGTGAATTCCATTTTGGCAGATAATGTGTGGAACGGCTTGCACACGAAAATGTGCTATCCCATGAACCTGAGAGACATGGTTGATCCTGAAGTGAAATAA